A window of Magallana gigas chromosome 8, xbMagGiga1.1, whole genome shotgun sequence genomic DNA:
tttggatGATTTTTACTGATTTGAAATCcaagtttaaaagaatattgcCATATATCTTAAATTCTTCTTCATATTAAATCTGTAACAATTTAGCTAATCAATTTGTAATcacaaagaatatttttttgctgttttatattttagttttacttttgttattttttcctcCACATTATTAACAGTATGCAAAACAATGCAGATATATATGTAGGCTAATGTACATAATGAATTGAATTGTAGGTTTTATTTAATACTGGAAAACAAATCAAGTCTAGAACTGTGAAGGACGCTGAACTTAAACGAGTTATCAAAGCCATATCCAGTGGACAACCAAAGAGGAGCATAGCAAAGTTTGTCTACAATTCTTTACTGAAGGATGAGCTCATAATGTGTGTTATACATGACATTGAAAAAGATATTATGAACCTTGTGTCCAAGAAGTCCAATTGCTGCCTGAGGAGTGCAAAATGTGAaaacttatcaaatttcaaatttgatcAACTGCTTTTTGAAGTACAATTGTATGCTCCTGTGTTTTATAAAACTTTGTCGAACACTGTAAAAGGCTCACATGAAGTAGCAGTAATAGCAGCAATAATTACAAGAAACAATAATATGCACATGTCTGCACTTCATCATATTATTGCTCAGGTTCTGGACCACAGTGGAGCAACAGATGaggtaaaaatcattaaatactgttgaattttattttttttaaacaaatcctcATAGATCAATCATTTATGGTTTTTAGAATCTATACCCTGAAGCTTTAATGATATTTTGAGGTTTGTTTACCTGACAGGGTTTTTTTCtatggaatcatcattgtttgtgggggaccaatgtttgtGGGTAAAATTTGCATCTCCACGAACatatatacaagcatttgtgTATTCATTAAAGTTATCCCGAACTTGCTACCAACAAGATTGCCAACGAGATTTCATTCCCACATaccaggaaaattttggctatCCACAAACATTGACcccatgaataaaaatgattccacagtattgttattattataagcaagaataaaattaattattaaacagGAAAGAAAATAGCTTGAAATAGGGTCAAGGGTGCacccttgttttgttttttatatttaattacatttcaaagtcTGCTCactttttttatcatacatgaTACATGTGAATGCTTATAGTAAAAATTTGATAGCCAAAGGGGAACATTTTCATGACTAGACTCTCATTTCAGTGTATTTCCTTGTTCCAAAAGTTGGGATTAAGTGTGTCCTCCTCAGCAGCAGCAAAGAAGAAGGTAGATCTAGCAGAATACCAAAATGAACACATCAACTCAACAGTTATCAATGAGAAGAGGGTGCTTGAAACATCAGGTTCGAGAGATCTGAAAACATCAGAAATAATTGGGGATAATTTTGACATTTCCAAATGCCCGTCAAACATGAGCAAAGAAAAGCAAAGGAAGAGTCTGCATTGGTTTTTGTTGATAGGGCTACAGAAACGGATTATTGGCAACAGTTTAAGCAATCAGCCACCTTCTTTGTCCATCAGTGATGTAACTAATGGGGTATTCATTCCAACACATTTAGATTGTGAGTTTTTGGAGCAGAActgtttgtttcatatgatgAAAATAATTGTCAAGTATGTAGCGTGTTTCAAAAAATATGCCCCATATTTACCAGAGGTCATTGATCATCCTCATAGAGCTGAAATGTCTAGGAAGTCTGACTTCGTGGTTCTAGATTTGTTGgacaaaagtgaaaataaaagcGAAGATATGATATCCATTTTAGAGcatattcatatgaattatattGCGCACACATCAGATGATAATCCAAAGGTTATTCAGAAGAAGGTATTTGGTGGGGATGTTTTGACTAATGAACGGGCTTACAGTGCTCAACTAGCTATGATGAATGGCAGGTCCAAATTTGATCAACTGGCAGGTGTCATTCATAGACCAGAGGGGTTGCATCGTATGATGAATCTGTGTTTGGTAATAGCCAAAAAGTTCTGTTTGTTGCTGTTTATGAATGAAAAGGTATTTGGTTTATGTTGATTCGTTGAGTTATTTAGTAGAGGAATCACAGGTTTCCAATCATTATCATTTGATCTTATCATTATGTATTTGCAACCAATGTCTTTATTTGGAGATCACTATATAAGCTTTAGGATaataattttagttttatattgCACTGTGAGTCCTTTGCTATTACATTTATAGTCTGTTGGTCGTTACTGTTTAGAATAGAAATTTAtaccattaaaattaaacatattttgggaaaataattttattcattaatttctttaccATACTGACAAAATTTAATAAGTGTAGATCAGGAAGccaaattatatacaaatatcatATCTACATAGTATTACTACCCCTTTTTGTTTGCCCTGTTTATTATCTACTTTTAGAGTCTTTAGTTTTGTTACTATTTTGTTACTTTgattcaattttctttaaaccacttgttttgatttatgtacagtaaaacacataaaatgcaaacttgtttgGGCGGCTGAAAAcactttattaataaaattgcaGATTGTTatatcttatcaaaattttgacTATTTGGGGgaagaaatattaatattattcttTAGTTAAAAGTCTGTTTTACTGTATCTTATGTAGTTCAGCTTGGGCCATCTGTATTTTTACCAATTGggaaaaagtacatgtaccagaataaagatttcttttgtttacaattgATGAGCATATTATTTATAGTTTCAAAGGCAGCCTTAAAACcctattaatttttaaaaaatatgtatatatatttaaagtcTATTAATGGtatatgattattaaaaatttgtatctTTCATAACtgtttgttaaaaatcaaattctcTATCGAAAAAAGTtgtaaaaacatattatattcaattattatatttaaagagTAAcgtttcaaatacatgtagtaatgtccaaacttgatttgtttatttcagcTTGTGTATCAACAATTCTACAAGCCAAGTTCAGCTGCTGAAGTAGGAACTTTAAGCCAGTTACGGAATTTTGTTCACAGAATTGATGTCCATGGTGGAGATGAAGTTATTCAGAAGTACAGGTATGGataaatgtatttgtataacatgatcaaattttggctgaatAAAAGCTTGTGTTATACACAAGACTTTACGGTACatggtaaagaaaaaatttcaatgcaagtacatgtagtaaaaggAGTTCTAATATAcgcacacacacatacacaagTACACGTAGTATTGAGAATATTGATTAATCTTTGATACTTATATTCATTTAAGAGCCCACTATGCATTTCTTATGGATTGCCTGGACGGTTTTGTCACAGGAGCATGCCTACATCTCCTGGAAATGGATGCCTTGGATGCACCACCAAGTCGAAAACAGgaactttttgatatactaCCTCCAGAGGAGAAGTGCAAGTTCATCAAGCAAATTGCGAAGGACATTctagataaatatataaaccTTAATCTGGGTGAGATATTGATCATTGGAAATAgtcgtttcattttttttactaacatGATGCAAAAAACTACACGTACATGAAAATTGCCTGTTATTAgattttacatatatgtacaatacTAAAGGTCTGTAATGTTACATCCATTTCAttgaataatttattcatttcatttaaagataatatGAAAGTTTCACAGtatcaaataaacttaaaacagCAGTCTAAGTACATGGTTAAATGTAGGTCTGTTGTGTATGAATGATTTCAATGTAGGTGACTGTTTAGTTTTCCATGTCTTTATAGATTTGGGAAGATTTGAGGAGAGAGTACAGGCACTAGATGTCCAAAGTCAGCAAATCCGAGACATGCTTGATCCTGACCTACAAAAGTATATCTGTGTATCTTGTGGCAACCAGTATAAGACAGTGGGGCATTTAAGAAGACACCTCAAGGACAAACATCTGTgggatttcattgaaaatgatacTGAAGAAGACAAGAAACCAGATCGAATTGCGTTATACAGGGCCTCATTAATGAAATGTCTACTACTGCTTAAGGACACCAATGATGGATACTCTATGGGTGATGGTGACAGGATAATGACCAATGCGAAGTTTCAAATGTTACTTTCAGGTGTAAGTCGCCACACCAAATACCAAATCTGGTTGTTTAGATTCTTGGCATATTACTCTTGCATACTAAGTCCAAAAGATGCTTATGAATATAAGTGGAACTGTACATCAAATCTTTCTGGTGGCACCGGCCGCAACATTCCAAATGATAATCTGGTGGAAATCATGGTCCATAGATTAAAGGAGAAAGTGCGCTCACAAGGAGCAAATGTTACATTTCAAAGTGCGAAAAAAGCAGCCTTATCACTGCAGGTGCAAGATGAAATAAAACAGAACGTGATGAAAGAGATTAACATGAAACCAAAAGGGACAACTCGAGCTGAAACATCCAAGAAGGCTGATGTGGAGCTAATTATTGACCAACTCAAGATGGCTGAAGTTTTTGACAATGTGCCTGGAAGGCAATTCCATGCATTTCCCAATTTTCAGGACCTATTTTCAcgtgttaaagtttttgaattaCATAAATGGATTCAAAGCCAAAAGGAAAGATTATCATACGAGATTGTATAATAGAAACTGACAAAAAGAATGTAAAATTGCTATCAtggtatttgaatttttgatttaaatgataattattttgtttagatGCATTTATGTTATAGTAtacacaaaaatttaatttgtaatgtaCCTGGAAATATAATTTCAGTTTATCACAGTGCCAATGGTTTATTAAACTCTTATTAAAGTTAAATCAGTAACACcaaactattgaaaataaagcaTATTTATTCCCAAATATCAATCTGACTCTTCAGTGTCTTCTGCAAAATTATACATATCAGAGTCGCCAACAACTTCAGAGATAATTTTACTGACTTCAGTAGCTGTATCAGTTGACCATATTGGAAACTTTTTCATAACATCATCAGGTGTAAATATTGAATCGCTGCTTCGCACCAATTTGTTGAGAACTTCATTTGTAAGTCCGTGCACTACTTCAAAATCTATTATACAATCTATGGACATTTGTGATTTATAAAACACCAGTTTatcatgtattaattttttttctttatcgcTAACAGATCTGGTCATTTCATCTTCAGAATCTGAAGCACTATcttcattttctgttttaaaatattcatgtttTCGAGGACACAGATCACTTTTACAATCACAACTTTTTTCACAAACTTCACAACAGTCATGAGatggtaatatttttttattaggtGAAAGATATGCTTCACATAGGAGTTCATGTCTACATTTACTATCATCTTTAGCCAATCGAACAAGCTCGCTTTCAACCCTTTTAAGGTgatttttgttacttttatacATTATCAGTTCATCAGATAAATGTCCATCCCTCCCTGCTCTTCCCATCTGCTGCACAAATGTATCTAATTTTCTAGGTAGTTTATAATGGACAACATGATGCACATTGTGAAAATTAACGCCCATACCTGCAGCATTTGTACAGATCAAAACCCTGATATTGCCATCTTTACTCATGTCtttagaaataatttcttttactttCTCATCAGTCTTGCTATGGaacatttcaaataattcaCAGTCATTTCCAAAATGTTTCACAAaggttgtgtagatttttgatacatcagaaaTACTTTCACAAAAAACTACATGTCTCTCAGTTTTAACTTTGTTCAACCTCACACTGTCAATTAGCcatttgaaaactttttctAAATTGTCAGAATTAGGAATACACACTGAAGTGATTTTAATGTTCTCCCGATCTGGTGAATCTAATATGATATCAGAATTTGAACGAAAGcataacattttcattattcTTCTACGCTGACTAGGTCCAGATGTTGCAGTTAACGCAAGTAGAGTTGCCTTTGGACAGATTGACCGTAACTCCCCTATGTTGGCGAATGCCTCTCGAAAGGGCTCTTCATCTTTATCACCTTCACCCCtaaaacaatacaaaagaaTGAAAAATCTTGCTGAAATGTTTATTGTAAGAAACAACATCTTCTCTAGCCAATGGTTTACTATCCACTCTGCTACTTTAACATGTCTAAGTAGCAGAGtagatcgtaaacccttggctagcaaagataaAGAAACAAGGGCTTGAGTCTATTCTGTATactacatatttaaaaaaatgatagatTTGCGTGTATAAATATCAGAATTTTTAAGTCATAGTACTTTACAGatgtacatttctataaaaacaCTATTTGACAGCATTTTAAAGACTGGTTTTATTTCCAGTAAAAGGAAACTCCGAAAGGAAAATTAATAAGATTATATTTGCTTACCATTGTGTAACAGTATGGGCTTCATCAACAGCAATCAACTGTAATTTACTTTGGTAAATTTCGGACTTCAACATCTCTCTCCAGTTGCTGTTATTAATGAAGGACTCTGGACTGCCAAACACAAAATCAAACGCACCTTGTTCTAATGCACCGGATTCTCGAAAGTCTTTACCGATAAAAGTAGCTTTAAAACCCAGATTGTTGAGCTTATAACATTGTTCCTGCATGACACTTAACAAGGGGGCCACGACAACAACGCATTTTCCTGGATGTAGCACCGGAAAGTACTCGTAGGTTAACGACTTTCCACTACCTGTTCTGGTACATAGAAACACATCTTTTGCTTGTTCAATCGCACTGATGGTTTTTGATTGTTTATCTGTCAAAGACTGTATTTTAAATCGTTTGCAAATTATTTCTTGAAGTTCTGTGGAGGCCGCCATTGTTGaatacgtcattttttttaaccttaagTTACGAAGATTTTCATTGgttaaacaatgaaaacattCAAGGGACATAACTCGATTACGACGATAGGCGGCGCATTTGATTTCTTGACATAATCGGCTAAATCTGCCAAGGGTTGTAGAGGAGCagagtggatcgtaaacccttggctagcgaagatgcttttctccattcggaatacattcggaatacatcgcgcaattttttaacattatcatccgggcttctTAATGGCTTATGCTATGCAAAAtatccgtagactttcaatttttggatgtgtattgaaacctgaagcggtagagggggtgTTTCAAAACCGATAatctaaacatttttcatattagtggatgaacgtagtttgagcacaaaggtatttacgtATATGTCTTCTCATCAATAGCacagataaaacaaaacaacactgATTGAAATCATTTACCCGTAACGAAACGTCAAAACATAAAATTGGTATTTTTCTGCGCATGCTTGATATGATTGTCATTATTTTGTGATTAATTAAAGTCTTTGGTGATGGTTTAAAAAGTAAACCACTTAACATGACCAAAATGATCACTGCAAACAAAGCCGTTGGGATATTGGTACCTTCATTGTTTCTACAACATATCGTATTCACTTTATATTTGCTGTTTGTTTTGACCTCaacattgttttttataaaaatatcaagcaATCCGAAGGAAACgttattttgatataacttCTATTTCGTAAGCGTAATATAATTTTCATCGTCAACTTAAAACAATCCAAAGGCTCTGAGCAAAATTCAACCGGAAGTGTTAGTAATATATAGCAAAGGTAAGCACAATACATCGTTCTTAACAATTTGAAAGTTAAGATGAAATCATTAACCTTGACAGCAAGACAAATAAATGTGCTTATTTCATATATGAAATACATAATACTGGGTGAACACTTAGAAGTTTTGTTAAGTGTATAtagaaaaatgataaaggttgataaagtatttatttcagttcaatatttcttgtatgaATGATTTTGATTATGCCCAAACACCTTTGTTCAGAAAGGGGACACAATTGGAAGATTTGGTTTTATTTGTATATCTTCACGAATTTGAAGAATTTTGATCGGGTTTGCTTGCAAATTTTGATCGGGATTGGTCTGTAAAGAAACAAACCGCAATTTCAATTAATTCTTTGAAATGCACTTTCGTTTTGATTATCATGGCAACATATAAGACACAAGAACGGGATATTACCCCTGAGGTATCCTTATGTTCGATTTGCTTAGAACAATATAATTCACCAGTGAGTTTACATTGTTCACACGCGTTTTGCCAAACGTGTTTGTCAGCACATATTAAATCGTCATGTGGGGACTGTGACACGCCCCTTGGATTTCAATGTCCACTGTGTCGCGTCTTTATTCCGGCACCAGGGGAAATAGATCAGTATTCTGTTGACGAATGGGCAACGAAATTTCCAGTAAACAAGTTCCTGACATCTGTAGTAGGTGTTCCGGTTATTTTGTGCAAACCATGCCAAGAAGACGGAGAAGAGGTAAAAGCACATAGCTGGTGCAAGGATTGTTCCGAGGCGCTTTGTGAAGAGTGTACCAAGTATCACAAAAAACCTCGACCTTCTCGTCATCATGTAGTGATTTCTATTACCGAATGGTCAGGCATTTCTCAAATTCCAGATACGCTGGAAATATGCGAGAACCACAGTcgtaaatttgaattattttgtagAAAACATTACCTCCCATGTTGCTCTGTTTGTGTAACCACAGAGCATAGCAGTTGTACAAGTTTCTGTCAACTCGAGGAAATTGGTAGGGATTTCATACAGCCTGAAAAAGTAAAAGATTTGCAGAGCGGAATGGAGAAATTCGGTACAAAATTAAAAGGCATTATTGGAGAAGAACGAACAAACATGAAACAAAATGACGACATAgttgatatatttacaaaagaatTATTGGAATTTACCACAAATATTATTCAAGTCGTAAAAAAACTGGAGGAAGAACATTTGAATGAACTCTCCAGATTATCAAAAGAAAGCAATTCCAAACTTCAAAAGTCTATGGAATCTTTCGAGCAAAGGTTTCTCTATCTTGAATATTGGAAAGAAATATTGTTAAAGAATCTGTCGAATGAGACCACATCAGAAACCAAAAAAGTATTATCATTCATCAAACTGAAGAACATTCATGAAAATCTACAAAGATTGAAATACACGAAATTAGAGATTtgtattaaaactaaaatattagACGATGTAAAAAAGCTAATTGAATTGCCTTGTCTTGCTGATGTGTCTGCGGATGATATTGTAGATCAAGTTTCTTTAAATATGGAGAATATTGACTATACACGTGCGAAAGGGAATAAAATTTCTGAATTTAAAATAGCAGGAACTCATATAATGGGTGTGAGTTTTTTGGGTAATGGTAATCTGTTCTTAGCCGATTATATAGGGAAAAGATGCATCCTTTGTGACACAAACGGAGTTATTTTACAGGAAACAAGATTACCGAGATCGCCTTGGGGCATATGTACAAGCGGGGTTGATATTCTCCTGACGATTCCTATTGAAAAGTCGATTTTGAAGTTTGACTCAACTTCATTTGAAACCATAGAAACTGTTCCTGTTGATTGTCACTGTTATGGAATAGCTGCATCTGGAAACACAATCGTCATTGGTACAGATAAATCTGTTGACATCTTAATTGATggttttcttaaaacaaaacaaaacacacttATATCTGGCCTTGGAGGTATGAGTGATGTAGCAATagataatgaaaataatgtgATTTGTAGTACTTACTCTGAACACATTGTCCGAAAACTAGATTTAAGGGGAAATGTGTTGTTCACTTACAATCATGAAAAACTAAGGAGCCCATACAAACTAACCACAGACAGTAAAGGAAATATATTCGTATGTGGTAACACCAGTAACAATA
This region includes:
- the LOC117687119 gene encoding uncharacterized protein isoform X1, giving the protein MAAATCRTCFCELDKKSRRTIFSNTFEVAQQLYEVLGHVPHEDDGLSKYVCSHCYSKLKKLSKIDFDLINKLEELRREKNELIKSMRANLKSIQTTCTSNSVSDASVTNDINVQEDGSKRSRPILHSPTPRKVKKCKQGFVKTPEKTRKPCIKLFTPSKIKVLFNTGKQIKSRTVKDAELKRVIKAISSGQPKRSIAKFVYNSLLKDELIMCVIHDIEKDIMNLVSKKSNCCLRSAKCENLSNFKFDQLLFEVQLYAPVFYKTLSNTVKGSHEVAVIAAIITRNNNMHMSALHHIIAQVLDHSGATDECISLFQKLGLSVSSSAAAKKKVDLAEYQNEHINSTVINEKRVLETSGSRDLKTSEIIGDNFDISKCPSNMSKEKQRKSLHWFLLIGLQKRIIGNSLSNQPPSLSISDVTNGVFIPTHLDCEFLEQNCLFHMMKIIVKYVACFKKYAPYLPEVIDHPHRAEMSRKSDFVVLDLLDKSENKSEDMISILEHIHMNYIAHTSDDNPKVIQKKVFGGDVLTNERAYSAQLAMMNGRSKFDQLAGVIHRPEGLHRMMNLCLVIAKKFCLLLFMNEKLVYQQFYKPSSAAEVGTLSQLRNFVHRIDVHGGDEVIQKYRAHYAFLMDCLDGFVTGACLHLLEMDALDAPPSRKQELFDILPPEEKCKFIKQIAKDILDKYINLNLDLGRFEERVQALDVQSQQIRDMLDPDLQKYICVSCGNQYKTVGHLRRHLKDKHLWDFIENDTEEDKKPDRIALYRASLMKCLLLLKDTNDGYSMGDGDRIMTNAKFQMLLSGVSRHTKYQIWLFRFLAYYSCILSPKDAYEYKWNCTSNLSGGTGRNIPNDNLVEIMVHRLKEKVRSQGANVTFQSAKKAALSLQVQDEIKQNVMKEINMKPKGTTRAETSKKADVELIIDQLKMAEVFDNVPGRQFHAFPNFQDLFSRVKVFELHKWIQSQKERLSYEIV
- the LOC136270730 gene encoding ATP-dependent DNA helicase RecQ-like, with the translated sequence MSLECFHCLTNENLRNLRLKKMTYSTMAASTELQEIICKRFKIQSLTDKQSKTISAIEQAKDVFLCTRTGSGKSLTYEYFPVLHPGKCVVVVAPLLSVMQEQCYKLNNLGFKATFIGKDFRESGALEQGAFDFVFGSPESFINNSNWREMLKSEIYQSKLQLIAVDEAHTVTQWGEGDKDEEPFREAFANIGELRSICPKATLLALTATSGPSQRRRIMKMLCFRSNSDIILDSPDRENIKITSVCIPNSDNLEKVFKWLIDSVRLNKVKTERHVVFCESISDVSKIYTTFVKHFGNDCELFEMFHSKTDEKVKEIISKDMSKDGNIRVLICTNAAGMGVNFHNVHHVVHYKLPRKLDTFVQQMGRAGRDGHLSDELIMYKSNKNHLKRVESELVRLAKDDSKCRHELLCEAYLSPNKKILPSHDCCEVCEKSCDCKSDLCPRKHEYFKTENEDSASDSEDEMTRSVSDKEKKLIHDKLVFYKSQMSIDCIIDFEVVHGLTNEVLNKLVRSSDSIFTPDDVMKKFPIWSTDTATEVSKIISEVVGDSDMYNFAEDTEESD
- the LOC117687119 gene encoding uncharacterized protein isoform X2, whose amino-acid sequence is MKCWDMCRMRTTVCQSFVKTPEKTRKPCIKLFTPSKIKVLFNTGKQIKSRTVKDAELKRVIKAISSGQPKRSIAKFVYNSLLKDELIMCVIHDIEKDIMNLVSKKSNCCLRSAKCENLSNFKFDQLLFEVQLYAPVFYKTLSNTVKGSHEVAVIAAIITRNNNMHMSALHHIIAQVLDHSGATDECISLFQKLGLSVSSSAAAKKKVDLAEYQNEHINSTVINEKRVLETSGSRDLKTSEIIGDNFDISKCPSNMSKEKQRKSLHWFLLIGLQKRIIGNSLSNQPPSLSISDVTNGVFIPTHLDCEFLEQNCLFHMMKIIVKYVACFKKYAPYLPEVIDHPHRAEMSRKSDFVVLDLLDKSENKSEDMISILEHIHMNYIAHTSDDNPKVIQKKVFGGDVLTNERAYSAQLAMMNGRSKFDQLAGVIHRPEGLHRMMNLCLVIAKKFCLLLFMNEKLVYQQFYKPSSAAEVGTLSQLRNFVHRIDVHGGDEVIQKYRAHYAFLMDCLDGFVTGACLHLLEMDALDAPPSRKQELFDILPPEEKCKFIKQIAKDILDKYINLNLDLGRFEERVQALDVQSQQIRDMLDPDLQKYICVSCGNQYKTVGHLRRHLKDKHLWDFIENDTEEDKKPDRIALYRASLMKCLLLLKDTNDGYSMGDGDRIMTNAKFQMLLSGVSRHTKYQIWLFRFLAYYSCILSPKDAYEYKWNCTSNLSGGTGRNIPNDNLVEIMVHRLKEKVRSQGANVTFQSAKKAALSLQVQDEIKQNVMKEINMKPKGTTRAETSKKADVELIIDQLKMAEVFDNVPGRQFHAFPNFQDLFSRVKVFELHKWIQSQKERLSYEIV